From Thermogladius calderae 1633, a single genomic window includes:
- a CDS encoding M28 family peptidase, which produces MEKVSCTNLKEQVLKLQKEVPRTLGIDIVNVLSSYSRITGSTGLVKAVEGLKEGLENAGLPAKVYKVENNARRGFIETPTGWDPLEAELVIRIGEKVLGRFNLLEHPTLLSAHSPGGEGCGRLVVCERECSGEVVLTDLNPYDAYLSVDAKLILHYDKNRFHEAVPYTGLFLKASEVKQGKVVMNIPYRLATDLISRLLVNPSLEVEVCWKARVRFHTAGLPVLVSCGGRPTTLIVSHVCHPKPGAHDNASGSAANFLAAFAKGNLRDPSLGGVCHVWVPEYTGTVFLKDILGELPEHVVNLDMVGSKQSVTGSVLSVVNPPLFMPGRVASAMYVSARSVLDAVESFEGVHQPSIRYDISPYSAGSDHDVFITWGVDSGMLNEWPSKYYHTDMDTPDTISPSQLSNTAVIALLTSYVLSDPGLSERANKAYREYLAGWYSVKSTLTGVEAPSLGDLNSGYRRPTGLESPVSMRFIYKTLGRDTFYKLRKIKGAYSYLTVYAPVAESIGLKDHLSRYIREGLVEWSKEEAETLAKVWEELKAVVGW; this is translated from the coding sequence AGGAACAAGTCCTAAAGCTCCAGAAAGAAGTCCCCCGGACACTAGGTATAGACATCGTAAACGTGCTCTCCAGCTACAGTAGAATTACCGGGTCGACCGGGCTAGTGAAGGCCGTTGAAGGGCTTAAGGAGGGGCTGGAGAACGCCGGGCTCCCAGCCAAGGTCTACAAGGTCGAGAACAACGCCAGGAGAGGCTTCATAGAGACCCCGACTGGTTGGGACCCATTAGAGGCGGAGCTGGTCATTAGAATAGGCGAAAAGGTCTTGGGCAGGTTCAACCTGCTAGAGCACCCCACTCTCCTGTCCGCTCATAGCCCCGGTGGGGAGGGGTGTGGCAGGCTAGTCGTGTGCGAGAGGGAGTGCTCGGGCGAGGTCGTGCTAACAGACCTCAACCCGTACGACGCCTATCTAAGCGTTGACGCCAAGCTCATTCTCCACTACGACAAGAATAGGTTCCACGAAGCTGTCCCCTACACGGGGTTGTTCCTAAAGGCTAGTGAGGTCAAGCAAGGTAAGGTTGTCATGAACATACCCTACCGTCTGGCTACAGACTTGATCTCGAGGCTACTAGTTAACCCTTCGCTGGAGGTAGAGGTTTGCTGGAAAGCGAGAGTCAGGTTTCACACCGCCGGGCTACCGGTCCTAGTCTCTTGTGGAGGTCGCCCAACCACGCTTATTGTAAGCCACGTATGCCACCCTAAGCCCGGCGCCCACGACAACGCTAGCGGTAGCGCGGCCAACTTCCTGGCAGCTTTCGCAAAGGGGAACTTGAGGGACCCCTCCCTGGGTGGCGTCTGCCACGTGTGGGTGCCGGAGTATACGGGAACGGTCTTTCTGAAGGATATCCTGGGAGAACTACCTGAACACGTAGTGAACCTGGACATGGTCGGCTCAAAGCAGAGTGTGACGGGCTCAGTCCTATCCGTTGTGAACCCACCCCTGTTTATGCCGGGCAGAGTCGCTTCCGCGATGTACGTCTCGGCGAGGAGCGTATTAGACGCTGTTGAGAGTTTCGAAGGCGTGCACCAGCCGTCTATCAGATACGACATATCGCCCTACAGCGCGGGGAGCGACCACGACGTGTTCATAACCTGGGGTGTCGACTCCGGGATGCTCAACGAGTGGCCGAGTAAATACTACCACACAGACATGGACACGCCAGACACCATATCTCCGTCCCAGCTGTCGAACACGGCAGTCATCGCCCTTCTCACCTCCTACGTCTTGAGCGACCCTGGACTTTCCGAGAGAGCCAACAAGGCCTACCGCGAGTACCTGGCTGGGTGGTACAGCGTTAAGTCGACCCTCACAGGGGTTGAGGCCCCGTCTCTGGGGGACCTCAATTCCGGGTATAGAAGGCCAACGGGCTTAGAGTCACCGGTGTCCATGAGGTTCATATACAAGACCCTCGGTAGAGACACTTTCTACAAGTTGAGGAAGATCAAAGGAGCCTACTCGTACTTAACGGTCTACGCCCCTGTAGCCGAGTCCATAGGGCTTAAAGACCACTTGAGCAGGTACATAAGAGAAGGGCTTGTAGAATGGAGCAAGGAGGAGGCTGAGACTCTCGCCAAGGTTTGGGAGGAGCTCAAGGCCGTAGTGGGGTGGTAA
- the pheT gene encoding phenylalanine--tRNA ligase subunit beta gives MPTITVRVDDLYRLLGVELDVKSLVRLMTKLKCEIEDLAGGNLVYEANHDRPDLFSAEGLSRALKFMLGLPVRRPPVSGCGVVAYAEPVPDRPFVAFAIVRNVELDDEALKQIIQLQEKLHTTYGRNRKRASIGLYDLDMVKPPVYYRAVDPDETRYRPLGYDKEMSLREVLSQTDKGREYGHIISKMEKYPVIMDSEGRILSLAPILNSEDAKVTTSTRNVLIDSTGLDPRVVVDMVTIMAYSLAERGRDTEICLMETQFSDGKRLAAPRVEGVVQELTIGQVNDLLGTEISVKEAANFLGMFGYDVVEAAGDKLVVRAPPYRIDVLGWVDVAEDIAIGYGYERLGEEATGLPPSRSSGREDEVEHLSDLLRRVLVSMGFSEVANYMMTSAEVDVRLYNRRVEPIVVANPISERFTSLRTWLTAGLVNFIVENKNKSAEFRIFEVGDVVYVREGRVYEERRVGVAISSPEATLTDGLAVVNTLLNAIGLSPAFREGEIDGLLRERTAEIIVRDDNVGFVGEVHPEVLLKLEYDRPIVTIEIDVGKILKVLRAQ, from the coding sequence TTGCCTACGATCACTGTGCGTGTAGACGACCTCTACAGGCTTCTAGGTGTTGAATTGGATGTAAAGAGCTTGGTTCGGCTAATGACGAAGCTAAAGTGCGAGATAGAGGACTTGGCGGGCGGCAACCTAGTTTACGAAGCCAACCACGACAGGCCCGACTTGTTCAGTGCCGAGGGGCTATCCAGGGCTTTGAAGTTCATGCTCGGGTTACCCGTTAGGAGGCCCCCTGTATCTGGCTGTGGAGTAGTGGCTTACGCGGAGCCTGTCCCCGATAGGCCTTTCGTAGCTTTCGCGATTGTTAGAAACGTGGAATTGGACGACGAGGCTCTAAAGCAGATAATCCAGCTACAGGAGAAGCTCCACACCACTTACGGTAGGAACAGGAAAAGGGCCAGTATCGGTTTGTACGACCTAGACATGGTCAAGCCGCCTGTCTACTATAGGGCTGTCGACCCCGATGAGACTAGGTACCGCCCACTAGGCTACGATAAAGAGATGTCTCTGCGGGAAGTCTTGAGTCAGACAGACAAGGGAAGAGAGTACGGGCACATAATCAGTAAAATGGAGAAGTACCCCGTCATAATGGACTCCGAGGGTAGGATACTGAGCTTAGCCCCCATCCTTAACAGCGAAGACGCGAAAGTGACCACGTCCACACGGAACGTGCTGATAGACTCGACAGGGCTAGACCCGAGAGTAGTCGTTGACATGGTTACAATAATGGCTTACAGCCTGGCTGAGAGGGGGCGTGACACGGAGATCTGCCTCATGGAGACCCAGTTTAGTGACGGGAAGAGGCTCGCCGCTCCGAGAGTCGAGGGAGTAGTTCAAGAGCTCACCATAGGGCAGGTCAACGACCTGCTGGGTACAGAGATTAGCGTTAAAGAGGCAGCCAACTTCCTGGGGATGTTCGGGTACGACGTAGTCGAGGCCGCCGGAGATAAGCTAGTGGTCCGCGCGCCCCCCTACAGAATCGACGTGTTGGGCTGGGTTGACGTGGCCGAGGACATAGCGATTGGCTATGGTTACGAGAGACTAGGCGAAGAGGCTACCGGGCTACCCCCTTCACGGAGCAGCGGTAGAGAGGACGAAGTAGAACACCTGTCCGATCTCCTCAGGAGAGTCCTGGTCTCGATGGGGTTTAGCGAAGTAGCAAACTACATGATGACTAGTGCTGAGGTTGACGTTAGGCTGTACAACAGGAGAGTGGAGCCGATTGTGGTGGCAAACCCCATAAGCGAGAGGTTTACTTCGTTGAGGACGTGGCTAACAGCCGGCCTCGTGAACTTCATCGTAGAGAACAAGAACAAGTCGGCGGAGTTCAGGATCTTCGAGGTAGGCGATGTAGTTTACGTCAGAGAGGGCAGGGTGTACGAAGAGAGGAGGGTTGGAGTGGCTATCTCTTCGCCGGAGGCCACTTTAACCGACGGTCTTGCCGTCGTCAATACTCTCCTAAACGCGATCGGGCTGAGCCCGGCGTTTAGAGAGGGTGAGATAGACGGATTACTAAGGGAGAGAACCGCTGAGATCATAGTCCGCGACGACAATGTGGGGTTTGTGGGCGAGGTCCACCCAGAAGTACTGCTAAAGCTGGAGTACGACCGGCCTATCGTCACCATAGAGATCGACGTAGGAAAAATATTAAAAGTGCTCAGGGCACAGTAA
- a CDS encoding radical SAM protein has product MILEPVYGPHPSRCFGASLGVDPVSFSRGCYMACAMCHSFRQARALKSYTTSELAERVARDLTEREVKVNTLYVYGSSDPFLYDDLARLLRELRRISDSANAKLVTRTPGYFQRAIDEVLEVVDTLLIPFYVADMEWDSLYQPRTNTTKSEYYGRLHELFSRTRSSDKLVLEIIVARKGPENVLVSYLDEYIVQARRIGAKRVFLKTIDRPVRDQSIKPVSRRFLDMVREKLESEGVEVLVCQRTPAIHRVKSRRAFVEVYNHILRKPLRVNEVGEVYGDFGVMAAESLVDRKVASKVVWENQLYYVPSR; this is encoded by the coding sequence TTGATCTTAGAGCCCGTTTACGGCCCCCACCCCAGTAGGTGCTTTGGAGCCTCGCTGGGAGTAGACCCCGTAAGTTTCTCGAGAGGGTGTTATATGGCCTGCGCCATGTGCCACTCTTTCCGCCAGGCGAGAGCTCTCAAGAGTTACACTACGAGCGAGCTAGCCGAGAGGGTCGCGAGAGACCTCACGGAAAGGGAGGTCAAGGTGAACACGCTCTACGTCTACGGCTCGTCCGACCCGTTCCTGTACGACGACCTAGCACGCTTACTCAGAGAGCTGAGGCGTATATCCGACTCTGCAAACGCCAAACTTGTCACGAGAACACCGGGCTACTTCCAGAGAGCGATCGACGAAGTCCTCGAGGTGGTGGATACCCTGTTGATCCCGTTCTATGTCGCCGACATGGAGTGGGACTCCCTCTACCAGCCCAGAACCAACACGACGAAGAGCGAGTACTACGGAAGACTACACGAACTATTCAGTAGAACACGGTCGTCCGATAAGCTCGTGCTCGAGATCATAGTGGCGAGGAAAGGGCCAGAGAACGTTTTAGTGAGCTACCTAGACGAGTACATAGTCCAGGCGAGGAGGATAGGGGCAAAAAGAGTTTTCCTAAAGACGATCGACAGGCCTGTTAGAGACCAGAGTATTAAACCTGTCTCGAGGCGCTTCTTGGACATGGTGAGAGAGAAGCTGGAGAGTGAAGGTGTCGAGGTACTAGTCTGTCAGAGAACCCCGGCGATCCACCGTGTTAAGTCCAGAAGAGCATTCGTCGAGGTCTACAACCACATTCTGAGGAAGCCCCTTAGAGTGAACGAGGTCGGCGAGGTCTACGGGGATTTCGGCGTTATGGCGGCCGAGAGCCTTGTCGACAGGAAGGTCGCGTCGAAAGTAGTTTGGGAGAACCAGTTATACTACGTTCCTTCGCGATGA
- a CDS encoding RsmB/NOP family class I SAM-dependent RNA methyltransferase, whose product MTRRVSFERAFKVVAGKRRLAPSALRRFFRVGYETLIYYHSLRLLARREGFNQTPFGIASYLASRKFDFDAVRREIESYADRLGGLEGLAVKYGYTPFIVHRLSEFMDEGELEEVLGSLNTRKRWLRVNTLAATVKEAVDCLVKHGLRFEASKYTDLSYKILGDVYSPVSSIECVEKGILVPQDVSSVLSVLAGRPYERSVLDACSAPGVKLQLVLSLYRDSTAVAVDYSPKRVKYVYRVLSKYGGLDRAVIINGDSTIVDYYRVFEKAIVDAPCTGSGAVYSDPTVKVRFSPAKLKSLTKIQTRLLRRALANSRSVLYITCSVLPEEGEAVVDEVLREGLAEPVRISEKFLSKAYKGFKSSDYTYRIMPNVVDGQGMYLALLDSRVFSG is encoded by the coding sequence ATGACGAGAAGGGTGAGTTTCGAGAGGGCTTTTAAAGTTGTAGCGGGCAAGAGGCGTCTGGCACCCTCAGCTCTCAGGAGGTTTTTCCGGGTAGGGTATGAGACGTTAATATACTATCACTCTCTCAGGCTGCTCGCTCGTAGAGAGGGTTTCAACCAAACACCCTTTGGTATAGCGTCTTACCTGGCATCGAGGAAGTTCGACTTCGACGCCGTCCGCAGGGAGATAGAGTCGTACGCGGACAGGCTAGGCGGGCTAGAGGGTCTAGCTGTCAAGTACGGCTACACTCCCTTCATCGTCCACCGGCTCTCGGAGTTCATGGATGAAGGCGAGCTCGAGGAGGTGCTGGGGAGCCTCAACACGCGGAAGAGGTGGTTGAGAGTCAACACGCTGGCCGCCACCGTGAAGGAGGCCGTGGATTGTCTCGTGAAGCACGGCCTGAGGTTTGAGGCGTCGAAGTACACAGACCTCTCCTACAAGATCTTAGGTGACGTCTACAGCCCGGTCTCGTCGATCGAGTGCGTTGAGAAGGGAATACTGGTCCCCCAGGATGTCTCCAGCGTACTCTCCGTTCTCGCGGGTAGACCCTACGAGAGGAGCGTCCTTGACGCCTGTAGTGCCCCCGGCGTCAAACTACAGCTGGTACTCTCCTTGTACAGAGACTCCACGGCCGTGGCAGTAGACTACTCGCCTAAGAGAGTCAAGTACGTGTACAGAGTGTTGTCGAAGTACGGCGGCTTAGACAGGGCTGTGATCATAAACGGCGACTCCACGATTGTCGACTACTACAGGGTTTTCGAGAAGGCCATTGTAGACGCCCCCTGTACAGGGAGCGGGGCCGTCTACTCCGACCCCACTGTCAAAGTCAGGTTTTCGCCGGCGAAGCTGAAGAGCCTGACAAAAATCCAAACTAGGCTGTTGAGGAGAGCTCTTGCCAACAGCCGGAGTGTTCTCTACATTACTTGTAGCGTGCTACCTGAAGAGGGTGAGGCGGTAGTCGACGAGGTCCTCCGCGAGGGGTTAGCGGAGCCTGTGAGGATCTCTGAAAAGTTTTTGTCGAAGGCGTATAAGGGGTTTAAGTCTAGTGACTACACGTACAGGATAATGCCTAACGTGGTAGACGGTCAGGGTATGTACTTAGCTCTACTGGATAGCAGGGTGTTCTCTGGTTGA
- a CDS encoding phenylalanine--tRNA ligase subunit alpha, with product MAERIVVTKKQFEILGVVAELGSVDVYTLSSRIGLSPEDVMRDLAELAGKNLVELTSQQAVLHELTEHGERYLNDGLPEEQALKVFRKCLNSKIGEFVECLAKNSKLTLEDANVALQILVKSNCVKVGPNSVVVLGDEVRCLELREQSAYLRSALSNLSRGTGVSAQDLETLKRRKMVVAKRKSILVVRARGDLAEMIRRGHVVPGKLLTVVLPSHYKATEGVVVKKFDLNVPPPSIRYSSTHPFMDFIKQLREILVSMGFEEVRGPHVEAEFWNFDVLFQPQDHPAREIHDTFFVLNKALVDVPTQALEVVKRVHEEGWKYTWDPSRALRLVLRTQCTAVSARTIYYRGGGEYRAFTIDRVFRPENLDAKHSMEFYQLDGIIVGKDVNFKHLLYFFKEFAAALGIKDVWFKPGYFPFTEPSVEGYIKHPVLGWVEVFPGGVFRPEVMEMLGAGGYRAVAWGIGVDRLAMWFMGIDDIRLLFAKDLDLLRSIAKKPLPYFLGTTSGRDVVVRPSPE from the coding sequence TTGGCGGAGAGGATAGTCGTCACAAAGAAACAGTTTGAAATCTTAGGGGTCGTTGCGGAGCTCGGGAGCGTTGACGTATATACGTTGTCCTCGAGGATCGGCCTCTCCCCTGAAGACGTCATGAGGGACTTGGCCGAGCTAGCGGGTAAAAACCTGGTCGAGCTGACCTCTCAACAAGCGGTATTGCACGAGCTGACCGAACACGGGGAGAGGTACCTCAACGACGGCTTGCCCGAGGAGCAGGCCCTCAAAGTATTTAGGAAGTGCTTGAACTCAAAGATCGGCGAGTTCGTTGAGTGTTTGGCGAAAAACAGTAAACTGACGCTCGAAGACGCTAATGTAGCTCTACAAATCCTCGTTAAGAGTAACTGTGTTAAGGTCGGGCCCAACAGCGTCGTGGTGCTCGGAGACGAGGTTAGGTGCTTAGAGCTGAGAGAGCAGTCAGCCTACTTGAGGTCAGCGCTATCGAATCTAAGCAGGGGTACCGGGGTTAGCGCTCAGGATTTAGAGACTTTAAAGAGACGTAAAATGGTCGTCGCGAAGCGGAAGAGCATACTCGTGGTCAGGGCTCGAGGAGACTTGGCGGAGATGATCAGGAGGGGGCATGTCGTCCCAGGCAAGCTCTTGACAGTGGTACTACCGTCTCACTACAAGGCGACAGAGGGTGTTGTCGTAAAGAAGTTTGACTTAAACGTCCCGCCTCCAAGTATTAGGTACTCGTCAACCCACCCCTTCATGGACTTCATTAAGCAATTACGTGAAATCCTCGTCTCCATGGGCTTCGAGGAGGTCAGAGGCCCCCATGTCGAGGCCGAATTCTGGAACTTCGATGTGCTGTTCCAGCCGCAGGACCACCCGGCTAGGGAGATACACGACACCTTCTTCGTGCTCAATAAGGCGCTGGTGGACGTCCCTACCCAAGCTCTAGAAGTGGTTAAGAGAGTCCACGAAGAGGGCTGGAAGTACACCTGGGACCCATCTAGGGCTCTTAGGCTCGTCTTGAGAACTCAGTGTACTGCTGTCTCGGCCAGGACTATATACTATAGGGGTGGCGGCGAGTACAGGGCGTTCACAATAGACAGAGTATTCAGACCGGAGAACTTGGACGCGAAGCACAGTATGGAGTTCTACCAACTCGACGGCATTATCGTAGGCAAGGATGTCAACTTCAAGCATCTACTCTACTTCTTCAAAGAGTTCGCGGCAGCTCTGGGTATAAAGGACGTCTGGTTTAAGCCAGGCTACTTCCCGTTCACAGAGCCCAGCGTAGAGGGGTATATCAAACACCCCGTGTTGGGCTGGGTCGAGGTGTTCCCCGGCGGCGTGTTCAGGCCAGAGGTTATGGAGATGCTGGGTGCCGGGGGGTACAGGGCGGTAGCTTGGGGTATCGGGGTCGACAGGCTCGCTATGTGGTTTATGGGGATAGACGACATAAGACTGCTGTTCGCGAAAGACCTGGACTTGTTGAGAAGCATCGCCAAAAAACCGCTACCGTACTTCCTTGGTACTACTAGTGGGAGAGATGTAGTGGTTAGACCAAGCCCCGAGTAG
- a CDS encoding ABC transporter ATP-binding protein, whose amino-acid sequence MEAPDQGECFIKLEGVVAGYRVTRSLLSIRRSFTPVLKDVNLCLRSGERVAVIGESGSGKTTLLKVILGLLRPVKGRVVVDGRDIYRDRASWLRSVRKLGYVPQDPYRSLDPRVKIRTSLIEPLEKTGMRRKEIEERVRSVLKLVGLHEDVLDLYPRSLSGGMQQRILIARAIVGEPKYLVLDEPTSSLDVSTQAQIVNLINDIYERYKIGVLLVTHDLAVAQYLADRVVILREGRVVEEGSFEDVILRPRHEYTRLLVKSYMMESI is encoded by the coding sequence TTGGAGGCCCCTGATCAAGGAGAGTGCTTTATTAAGCTAGAGGGAGTTGTAGCGGGCTATCGTGTAACCAGGTCTCTTCTCTCGATAAGGAGAAGCTTTACACCGGTACTGAAAGACGTGAACTTGTGTTTAAGATCAGGCGAGAGGGTCGCTGTAATAGGTGAAAGCGGTAGCGGTAAGACGACATTACTAAAGGTTATACTTGGACTCTTGAGGCCCGTCAAAGGCAGAGTGGTCGTCGACGGCAGAGACATTTATCGGGACAGGGCGTCCTGGTTGAGAAGCGTCAGAAAACTCGGCTATGTCCCGCAAGACCCCTACAGGTCGTTAGACCCGAGGGTAAAGATTAGAACGAGCCTCATCGAGCCGCTGGAGAAAACAGGTATGCGGCGAAAGGAAATAGAGGAGAGGGTGAGATCGGTTCTCAAACTGGTCGGGCTTCACGAGGATGTACTGGACCTCTACCCTAGGAGTCTGAGCGGCGGCATGCAACAGAGGATCCTAATAGCAAGGGCGATCGTCGGCGAGCCCAAGTATCTAGTACTAGACGAGCCGACCTCTTCTCTCGACGTCTCCACACAGGCCCAGATCGTGAACTTGATCAACGACATATACGAGAGGTACAAGATCGGTGTTCTCTTAGTGACACACGACCTCGCGGTTGCCCAATACCTCGCGGACAGAGTAGTCATACTTAGGGAGGGCCGAGTGGTCGAGGAGGGCTCTTTCGAAGACGTGATCTTAAGACCTAGGCACGAGTACACGAGGCTCCTAGTTAAAAGCTATATGATGGAATCCATTTAG
- a CDS encoding ABC transporter ATP-binding protein → MEAVVLAVEARNLSIGYLDEDDNLVLVVRNASFSVEEGEVCCLVGESGSGKTTLGNSIAGVLPPYSVTKGLLYLFGKLVVKDELRFYEGVRGRLVSYIPQNPGSSLSPYMRVWDQFWRVMKAHGFTEETAKKKVAEILRLLNLKTEVLDHYPHELSGGMQQRVAIGLSLVTGAKLLVADEPTSSVDAHLKLQLMRLFREIKELYGVTIVLITHDVLLAGKICDKILVMYGGEIVEVSSAKELLENPLHPYTKLLTRVVPVLGYKKKLESIPGEPPRPGQVMEGCVFYERCPVRGDECVKTPPAQEVDGRVVKCWRPLIKESALLS, encoded by the coding sequence GTGGAGGCTGTGGTTCTAGCCGTGGAAGCGAGGAATTTAAGCATCGGCTACCTCGACGAGGACGATAATCTGGTGTTGGTGGTTAGGAACGCCTCTTTCAGTGTAGAAGAGGGTGAAGTGTGCTGTCTAGTCGGCGAAAGTGGCTCGGGTAAGACCACCCTAGGCAACTCTATCGCGGGCGTCCTACCACCGTACTCCGTTACGAAGGGGTTGCTGTACCTTTTCGGCAAACTAGTCGTGAAGGACGAGCTGAGGTTTTACGAGGGTGTAAGGGGGCGGCTAGTGTCCTACATACCCCAGAACCCCGGCTCCTCACTAAGCCCCTATATGAGAGTGTGGGACCAGTTCTGGCGTGTTATGAAGGCCCACGGTTTTACAGAGGAGACGGCAAAGAAAAAAGTCGCAGAAATCCTGAGACTTCTAAACCTAAAGACAGAGGTTCTAGACCACTACCCGCACGAACTCAGCGGAGGCATGCAGCAGAGAGTAGCCATAGGCTTAAGCTTGGTTACAGGTGCTAAACTCCTCGTGGCAGACGAGCCTACTTCAAGCGTAGACGCGCACCTCAAGCTACAGTTAATGAGGTTGTTCAGGGAGATCAAGGAGTTGTACGGGGTTACGATCGTCCTGATAACGCACGACGTCCTGCTGGCGGGCAAGATCTGCGATAAAATCCTAGTGATGTACGGGGGCGAGATAGTCGAGGTGTCCAGTGCCAAAGAGCTACTGGAGAACCCGCTACACCCTTACACAAAGCTCTTGACACGCGTGGTCCCCGTCTTGGGCTACAAGAAGAAGCTGGAGTCTATACCCGGCGAGCCTCCTAGGCCTGGTCAAGTCATGGAGGGCTGCGTCTTCTACGAAAGGTGCCCTGTTAGAGGAGACGAGTGTGTCAAGACTCCACCTGCTCAGGAGGTCGATGGGAGGGTGGTCAAGTGTTGGAGGCCCCTGATCAAGGAGAGTGCTTTATTAAGCTAG